CGGTATAGGAAATAAGTTCTGCTCCTTTGGTCGTACAGGTAAAGGAGGCATAGGGATTGTTGATGGTGATATTCATAAATAACCTCTTTCTGCCAGTAATTGAAAAGTCTATAGTTCTATTGTAATCTATGAATGCAAATTGTCAAAGAGTTTTTGTGGTATAATTATAGGAAATACTATGAGTTGAGGGAGAAAAGAATGAATTTAAAAAATGTGCAAACGAAGGAGAGGATCGCAGAGATTCAAAACTTATATGAAGCTGCTTTTCCGGCTAATGAGAGAAAACCTTTTGCTCTGATTCAAGAGAAGGTAAAATCTGGACAGATGGAAATTTTAGCCTTTGAAGAAGGAGAAAATTTTATTGGAATGGCGATGGTAATGATGGATGAGGATTTTATTTTAATTGATTATTTTGCAATGAAAAAGGAAAAAAGAGGAGAAGGTTATGGCAGCAGGGCAATTCGTATGCTTCGGAATTATTATGCAAAAAAACGCATATTTTTAGAGATTGAGATTGTGCCAGAAAAAGTGGAGACAAGAGAAGATGAGCTGAAGGAGAGAAGAAAGAAATTTTACTTAAGCAATGGCTTAAAGGAGACAAAAGTTTATGTCAAACTCTTTGGAGTGGAGATGGAATTATTGACTTTTTCAAAGCAGATTAGTTATGAGGATTATATAGGCATCTATTTGCACATCTTTGGGGAACGCAGTCGAAAATATATACAACAAGTCGAAAAATATGATAAAATAGGAAAAAAGGATTTGGAGGTGTAAGGATGAAAATGAAAAATTTGGCAACCTTATTGGTTGCAGGAATGGCCGCTTTTTCTTTGATGGCTTGTGGCAATGGAGCAAAGAAGACAGAGACAAGTAATGCACAGAGTGCAGAAAGTTCAAAGGAAAGTTCTGCACAGACAACACAGGCAAGTTCTAGTGCACAGACAACAGTTGCACAGAGTATGGATGACAATGGCATTCGAAAGGCATTGGTTGTCTATTTTCCTGGAGTTGATGAAACGAGCACAGAGGGCGGAAAAAAGGATGTACAGGCTGTGGCAGAGATGATTAGCAAAAAGGCAAATGCCGATCAATTTGAGGTTGTGCCAGAGGCTGATTATCCAAAGACCTACGCAGAATATGCGGCACAGGTTAAGCGTGAAAAAGAGGAGAAGGCAACGCCAGCTTATTATGGTGATGTCGACGGATGGAATGATTACTCTGTGGTTTATGTTGGTATGCAGGGAGCTGATGACTCAGTTGAGCGTGTGATGGCTAAGTTTATTCAGGACCACAAGTGGGATGGAAAGACCATTGTGCCATACTATACAGCAAGTGAAGGAAAGAAGGCCACAGAGGAAGTAAAAGACTTAGCTAAGGGAGCAAATGTAAAGGCGGCAACACAATTTACACATAGTCAGATTACAGGAAGTAGTTTTGACCACGACATTGTTGATTTTGTGGATAAGATGAGTAAGTAAGAAAGAAATAGACAGAAGGCGTGTAAAAATGATTTCTGATTTTTTACACGCCTTTAAGATGCAGAGGCATTTTTGCACAAAAAGCAACGCACTGAGTGTGTTGCTTTTTGTTTATTCGCTAAATGCCATTTTATTTAATTGTGTAGACTTTGCCATGCCACTATCAGCTCCTCGAGGTTGTCTTAATGATAGTGCTTCAATCTCTTCCATACTCATTGTAGATGATATAGATTGCAAAACCTCTTTAAGTCGAGAATTTATCTTACTATTTTTTGCTTCTGCTCTTCTAATTATTCCTTGACAAGCAACAGGTGAAATATAAATTTCTTCTGGTGCATCGGCTGAGATAATATCTTTCATGTATAATATATATATCATATATTCAATATAAAATCATTATAAACTTAGAAAAAATCATTATATAATTATTTTTTGTAAGAGAATTATATGTACATAAGGTATTAAAGCTATGCTCCTTTTTAGGCTCTGCCTTTTTATAAATTTATAGTTGATAAATATTTATATTAGTTGTATGATTATACAATCAAAAGATGTGGAGGCGAATATGATAAGAGTAGGGATTGTTGGAGCAACGGGATATGCGGGAGCAGAATTAGTTCGGCTCCTGATGCAAAGAGATGATATAGAAATTGTTTGGTATGGTTCAAGAAGCTACATCCATCAAGATTTTGCATCGATATATAAAAATTTATATCATATTGTGGAAGAAGATTGTAAAGATGATGATTTGCATCAAATTGCAGAAATTGCAGATGTGATTTTCACAGCAACACCACAGGGTTTTTTGGCAGGAAAACTAGATGAAGAAATTTTGAGGAAGGCAAAAGTCATTGATTTGTCAGCAGACTATCGAATTAAGGATGTCAAGACTTATGAAAAATGGTATAAGATCGAGCATTTATCTCCACAATTTATTGAGGAGGCGGTGTATGGGCTGCCAGAGATCAATAGAGAAAAAATAAAGAACGCAAGATTAATTGCCAATCCAGGTTGTTATCCAACTTGTTCCTTTTTAAGTATTATGCCACTGGCAAAAGCAGGGCTGATTGATATGTCTTCCATTATTATTGATGCCAAGTCAGGAACAAGTGGCGCGGGACGAAGTGCCAAGGTAGACAATCTGTTTTGCGAAGTTAATGAAAATATCAAGGCCTATGGTGTGACAACACATCGCCACACGCCAGAGATTGAGGAGCAATTGGGTAGGATTTCTGGAAAGGAGACTATCATTAGTTTTACACCCCATCTTGTGCCGATGATGAGAGGAATTTTGGTGACGGCCTATGCGAGCTTGACAGAAAAGGTGAGCATTGAAAAAATCAGAGAAATTTATGAACATACCTATGCCAATGAAGAATTTGTTCGTGTGCTCAAAGAAGGAGATTGTCCACAGACAAGATTTGTCGAGGGCAGCAATTTTGTCGATGTCAATGTGGTGCTCGATGAGAGAACAAATCGAGTTGTGATGATGGGGGCAATGGACAACTTGGTCAAGGGTGCTGCAGGACAGGCAATGCAGAATATGAATATTTTGCTTGGATGCAAAGAAAACATGGGATTGAAGCAAATTCCGATGTTTCCATAATTGATGGAGGAAGTGTTTTGGTAACAGTAAGAGCAATGAAGGAGAGCGATTATCAAAAGGTGCGAGATGTTTGGGTGAATACAAAGGGGTTTAAAATTCGCCTAATTGATGATGGACAGGAGCGAATTTGTCGCTTTTTGCGAAGAAATCCAGGACTTAGCTGTGTGGCTGTGGCGGATGGAAAAATTGTGGGTAGTATTTTGTGTGGGCATGATGGCAGAGAGGGATCATTTTATCATGTCTGTGTGAGAGAAGAATATCGACAGCGTGGCATTGGAGAAGAGATGGTCAATTATTGTCTGGCGAAATTGGAAGGGGAAGAAATTTCTAGAGTTAGTCTCATCGCCTTTACACAAAATGAAGTTGGCAATCAATTTTGGAAGAAATTGGGATGGAATATCCGAAAAGATAGCAATGGATACGACTATATGATCAATGATGACAATATTGCAAGAATAGTGTAGTAGTATAGAGAAAGGATAAAAAGTTATGGGAAAGATAACAAAAATCGAAGGCGGTGTCACGGCGGCAAAGGGATTTTTTAGTGCAAGCTGTATGGCACAAATTAAGTATACTGATCGACTGGATATGGCCATGGTCTATTCAAATTCTCCATGTGTCAGTGCAGGAACATATACGACTAACTTAGTCAAGGCAGCACCTGTAGTTTGGGACAGAAAGATTACTGATGGCGATGGAATGGTGCAGGCCATTGTGGTGAATGCAGGTATTGCCAATGCCTGTACAGGAAAAGAAGGACTTGATTATTGCGAGCAGACAGCCAATGAGGCAGCCAGTGTGCTTGGCATTAAGCCAGAAGAAGTCTTGGTTGCCTCTACAGGTGTGATTGGAAAGCAGTTGCCAATGGAAAAGATTAAGGCAGGTGTGCACAAGTTAAAAGAGAATTTATCGGATAGTCTAGAGAGTGCAAGCTTGAGTGCAGAGGCCATTATGACTACGGATACGATAAAGAAGGAGATTGCCCTTGAGTTTGAAATTGCAGGGACAAAAGTAAAGATGGGCGGAATGTGCAAGGGTTCAGGCATGATTCACCCAAATATGTGTACAATGCTTGGCTTTGTGACCACAGATGTTGCCATTGACAAGGTTTTACTTCTTAAGGCTCTTCGAGAAGATGTTGTGGATACCTTTAATATGGTCAGTGTTGATGGTGACACCTCAACAAATGATTCCTTTATTGTTCTTGCCAATGGTCAGGCAAAGAATAAGCTCATTGACAGTGAGGGAGAGGACTATACGACATTTAAGGAAGCCCTACATCAAATCAATGTGGAACTAGTTAAGATGATGGCAGGTGATGGCGAGGGAGCGACGGCACTTTTTGAAGTCAAGGTTGTCGGTGCACAGTCAAAGGACCAGGCGAGAACTCTGGCAAAGTCAGTAGTAACTTCCTCTTTGACCAAGGCAGCCATCTTTGGACATGATGCCAACTGGGGAAGAATTCTCTGTGCTCTTGGATATTCTGGAGAGAAGTTTGATCCCGATCATATGGAACTTTGGTTTGAGAGCAATGAAGGAAAAATTTTGATCTATAAAGACGGCAATGCGGTTGATTTTAGCGAGGAGGATGCCACTAATATTCTTTCAGCCAAGGAAGTGAGAGCATTAGTAGATATTCAAATGGGAGAGGAGACAGCCACAGCTTGGGGTTGTGACTTGACCTATGACTATATTCGAATTAATGCAGATTATAGAAGTTAGAGGAGAAGCAAGATGGATTTAAGTATTATGCAAAAGGCACAGGTGTTGATTGAGGCCATTCCCTATATTCAGCGATTTAATCGAAAGGTCATTGTTGTCAAATATGGTGGTTCGGCTATGCTTGATGATGAATTGAAAAAACAAGTCATTCAAGATGTTGTTTTGTTAAAATTAGTTGGGTTTAAGCCGATTATTGTGCATGGCGGCGGAAAAGAAATTAGCAAGTGGATTACTAAGGTGGGGATGGAGCCAAAGTTTATCAATGGTCTTCGTGTGACGGATGAGCCGACAATGGAAATTGCAGAGATGGTATTAAATCGTGTAAATAAAAGTTTGGTTCAATTGGTAAGTGACCTAGGTATCCGTGCAGTCGGAATTAGTGGAAAAGATGGAAATTTATTGGAATGTGAAAAGAAATTGAGTAAGGGCGAGGACATTGGTTTTGTTGGTGAGATTACTAAGGTCAATCCACAATTAATTGATGACCTAATCGAAAAAGATTTTTTACCCATTATTTGCCCGATTGGCTATGACAACGAATGTCACAGCTACAATATCAATGCAGATGATGCTGCCTGTGCCATTGCAAAGGCTGTGGGGGCAGAAAAACTGGCCTTTTTGACCGATGTGGAAGGAATTTATCGCGATTTTTCAGATAAGAGTTCATTGATTTCAGAGATGACTGTGGAAGAAGCGAGAAAATTTATTCAAAGTGATGGCATTGGCGGTGGAATGATTCCAAAGTTGACCAATTGCATCGATGCCTTAGAGAGTGGTGTGAGCAGAGTGCATATTCTGGATGGAAGGATTGCCCATTGTCTGTTACTTGAAATTTTTACCAATAAGGGAATTGGAACAGCAATTTTGCGAGAGAGGGAGGACAATTAATGGAAGAAAATATTCAAAGGGCAGAACAGCAATTGTTAAAGACCTATAATCGCTATCCCGTAGTATTTGACAGAGGAAATGGCGTAACTTTGTATGACACTGAGGGCAATGCCTATCTTGACTTTTTTTCTGGCATTGGTGTTCAGGGACTTGGTCATCATTATCCAGGACTTCAGGAAGCAGTAAAAGAGCAGGTAGATAAACTTTGGCACACCTCCAATTATTTTTATAATGAGCCAGCCATCGAGGCGAGTGAAAAACTATTAAAAGTTTCTCAAATGGAGAGAGTCTTTTTTACCAACTCTGGAACAGAGGCGATTGAAGGTGCACTAAAGATTGCTAGAAAATATGGTGTGGAAAAGCATGGGAAGGACTGTTATGAAATGATTGCGATGAATCATTCTTTCCATGGACGAACATTTGGAGCACTCTCGGTCACAGGCAATGCACATTACAGAGAGCCATTTGAGCCATTGTTGCCAGGAGTCAAATTTGCCACATACAACGATCTTCAGTCGGTAAGAGCATTGGTTTCAGAGAAAACTTGTGGTATTATTGTAGAACCATTGCAGGGAGAAGGAGGAATTCACCCAGCGACAGAAGAATTTTTAAATGGACTTAGAGATCTTGCCGATCAATATGATTTGATTTTGATTTTTGATGAAATTCAATGTGGAATGGGAAGAACAGGAAAATATTTCACTTGGCAAAACTTTGGTATCCGACCAGATGTCATGACGGTGGCAAAGGCTCTTGGAAATGGTGTGCCCATTGGTGCATTTTTGGCAGCAGGAAAGGCAGTAAACATATTAGAGCCTGGAGATCATGGAAGTACTTATGGTGGCAATCCCTTGGTCTGTGCGGCAGCAGCAAAGGTATTGGACATTTTTGAAAAAGATCAAATTCCAGAGAATGCAAAAGTGGTGGGAGAATATCTCAAAGAAAAGTTAAATACATTGTCAAAGCATCATGGACATATTATGGAATGCAGAGGGTGTGGCTTGATGCTTGGGCTTGAATTTGATGTTCCCGTGGGCGAAATTATTCAAAAAGTGCTTTTGGAAGAAAAGATGGTGCTCATCAATGCGGGTAGCCATGTGATTCGCTTTATTCCTCCTTTAGTCATTACCAAAGAAAATGTAGATGATGCAGTGGCAAGATTAGATCGTGTGTTGACCAAATTAAATTTTTAGGAGTATTTTTATGAGCATGAGGAGAAGTTCTGACAAGAGAGATCAAGTGATTGTCAGAACGAGTATCATTGGTATTGTTGCCAATATTTTTTTGGCTGGGTTTAAGTTTATGGTGGGCATTTTGACTCACTCGATTGCCATTACTTTGGATGCAGTAAATAATTTGAGTGATGTGCTCTCATCGGTGATTACCATTATTGGCACGAAACTGGCAGGAAAGTCACCAGATAAAAAGCATCCCTATGGACATGGGCGATATGAATATTTGGCAGCAATTATTATTGCTGTCATTGTGCTATATGCCGGTATTAGTGCACTGATTGAGGCTATAAAATCTATTCTTCATCCAGCACAGGTAAACTATACACCGGTGTCACTGGTGATTGTAGTAGTGGCTGTGGTAATTAAACTTTTACTTGGAAATTATGTGGGAAAAGTGGGAAAAAAAGTGGGATCAGATGCACTAATTGTTTCTGGTGCTGATGCAAAATTTGATGCCATTATTTCAACGACTACTATATTAGCGGCAATCATCTTCTTGCTCACAGGTTTTCGACTAGAGGCCTATTTGGCAGCAGTCATCGCCATACTTTTAATTAAATCAAGTTTTGAAATGCTCAATGATACCATTAGCCTAATCCTTGGTCAGCGGGCCAATGCAGAAACTTCAAAGAAGGTGAAAGAGGTTATTCAATCGGTTCATGGTGTCAAAGCAGTATATGATTTGATTTTTAATGACTATGGCCCAAATCTAATCCTTGCGACAGCACATATTGAGGTACCTGACACTTTTAGTGCTGATCAGATTGATACAATGACAAGAGAAATTAATGATAAGGTATATCATTCCTGTAAGATTGTCATGGCAGCTGTGGGCATTTATTCAGTCAACACAAAGGATGACAAGGCAGCTGAAATTCGTAAGCAGATACGAGATATTGTGATGGGACATGAGCATGTCTTACAGATGCATGGATTTTATATTGATTTTGAGAAGATGAAAATTCAATTTGATATGATTGTGGGATTTGAGGCGAAGGATCGCCATGCGATCTATGATCATGTCAGTCAAGAAATCAAAGAAAAGTATCCAGAATTTGATGTGGAAATTGTAATGGATACAGATTACAGCGATTAATGATATAGAAGATAAAAGGGCGTGAAAAAAATGAATCTTCATTTTTTCACGCCCTTTAGAATAAATGGGACATTAATTAGTAAAGTCCATTTTGTTCGTCTTCATAGACCTTACTCATATCTTTGGAGAGATATGGATGCTGATCGAATCCACAGCCATATCCCATGGCATCAGCATAACCTGTTTTTCCATCCATTTGAAGTATGCACCATTGATGTGTCCAAGAATTTGGATTGGCATGTGTCCAGTCGTATCCCATAAAGTCAAGAACTCGTCCTAGTGCTCTTGTTCCTCCTGCACAGGTGGAGACATGGGCAACAAAAACACCATAAGGACTCCGATAATATTTGTTAGCATCAGTTCCGTACTGATTACTGAGAATATATTCTCTGTAAATAATGGATGCAGCTTTTCTGACTTTGGCTAAATCTGTAGTCAAAGAAGAATCAGAGAGAACTCGGATGGCGATCTTTCGTGCCACATCATCTGCTTGGTTGGCTTGCTCTTTGGAGCAATTCTTGTAATAATCATGTTTGGCAACAACAGCAGCGGCTCTTGCTTCATCTAGCTTAACTTGACCAGTAGAGGATTGTGTATTGCCAGAGAGCCATGCACCATCGGCACCAACCTTGTATCCATCTGGAGTTGTGGTGTTAGTGAGCATTGCACCATTTGAGCCAAGATAGTAATTGCCAATCCAGCGATTGGCGACCATTTTACCGCTGTCATCTAAGTAGTACCAAGTTCCTCTTAGATCCTTCCAGCCAGTACTCATAAATCCAAGTTGGTCAATATAGTACCAAGAGCCATTGTCATTTACCCATTCATCCTGAGCAAAGCGGCGACCATTTTGAATATAGCGCCATTTTCCATCGTCCTTGTACCAAGGGCTAGCAGCGAATACGCTGGTTGTTGTGGCGATGGTCACAGCTGCTGAAATAAGACATAAAGCTAATTTCCTCATAATGGTTTCCTCCTTTTTATTGTATATGTTCTATATTAGCTTAAGAATACTATAATTGCTCAGGGGAGTCAATAATTTATTAAGAAAAAAGAAAGAAAAAATTAAATAAATTTGAAGAACCCAAAATAGTAAGTGGACTTTTAAATCTCAGAAGAGCAAAACAATCTCCCGATACGCTAGACGAAAGGAAGGATTTAAGCTATACTTAAAAGATAGATTTATGGCTTGACCATAGAAAATGGAATAAAATGCAATCAAGAAATAGGAGAAAAGAATGGGTAAGATTACAGTAACGAATTGTGAAATTGATGGACTTTATGTTATCGAGCCAACGGTGTTTCCAGATGCAAGAGGATACTTTGTGGAAACCTACAATCAGAGAGATTTTGAGGAAGCTGGACTGAATATGAAATTTGTACAGGACAATCAGAGCATGTCTGTCAAGGGAGTATTGCGTGGGCTACATTTTCAAAAGGAGCATCCACAGGGAAAGCTTGTTCGTGTACTGCGTGGGGAAGTTTTTGATGTGGCTGTAGATTTGAGAAAACATTCAAAGACATATGGAAAATGGTTTGGCGTGGTGCTTTCGGCAGAAAATAAAAAGCAATTTTATATTTCTGAGGGTTTTGCTCATGGCTTTTTGGTATTATCCGATGAGGCAGAGTTTGCCTATAAGTGTACAGATTTTTATCATCCAGGCGATGAGGGTGGAATTATTTGGAATGATCCATCTATTGGAATTGAATGGCCAATTGCAGAGGGAATGGAAATTAATTTATCAGAAAAAGATACAAAGTGGAATGATTTAGCACATACATTCCATTTTTCATAAGGAGCAAAGATGAAGAATCTCATTGGACTGTTCAAGGATTTGCAAAAGAATAGAAAATTGATTTGGGAACTGGCAAAGGCAGATTTTAAAAAGCGTTTTGTAGGTTCTTATTTTGGCATTGTGTGGATGTTTGTGCAACCAGTTGTCACGGTATTTATTTATTTTGCCATCTTTCAGATGGGATTTAAAAGTGTTCCTCCAGTGCCGGGAGCGCCCTATGTTCTTTGGCTTGTGCCAGGAATTGTACCTTGGTTTTACTTTGCTGAGGCAATGAACACGGGGACAAGTTGCTTGCAGGAGTATGATTATCTCGTTAAAAAAGTAGTTTTCAATGTTCAAATTTTGCCAGTAATTAAGTTGATTTCTTGCTTAATTGTGCATGGCATTTTTGTACTCATTATGATAGGAATGTATTTTTGCTTTGGTCGTTTACCAAAGGTTACTTGGATACAGCTCATTTATTATACCTTTGCTTTATCCTTATTTGTGCTTGGTTGGACACTCATTACGGCATCCATCAATGTATTTTTTAAGGATATGGCACAGATTGTCAGCATTGCCTTGCAATTTGGTATGTGGCTTGTGCCGATTATGTGGGATCCAACAATGTTTCAAAATCGACCTGCGTGGTTGGATAGTGTGTTAAAGATCAATCCAATTTATTACATTGTCATGGGATACCGAGATAGTATGCTTCAGGGAAATTGGTTCTTTGAGCGTCCAATGCTCACCATTTATTTCTGGATTTGGACAATCGTCATGCTCATGATTGGATTGAAAGTATTTCATAAACTGAGACCACATTTATCAGATGTATTGTAGTGTGGGGGGAGAAAAGGATGCAAAATAATCTTGCGATATCCGTGCAGGATGTCACGAAAGTATATCGACTGTATGACAAGCCGATTGATCGATTAAAGGAGGCGTTAAGCCCAACCCATAAAGAGTACCACAAGAAGTTCTTTGCACTTGATAAAATTAGTTTTGATGTAGAAAAGGGGACAACTGTAGGAATTATTGGAACCAATGGTTCAGGAAAGTCAACGATTTTAAAGATTATTACAGGGGTCTTGTCACCAACCACAGGTAAGGTGGAGGTAGATGGAAATATTTCTGCACTGCTTGAACTTGGAGCAGGCTTTAATATGGATTACACAGGTATTGAAAATGTATATATGAATGGAACGATGATGGGATTTTCTAAGGAGCAGATGGACCAAAAGCTCGATGAAATTTTGAATTTTGCAGACATTGGCGATTTTGTCTATCAGCCAGTAAAGACCTATTCATCAGGTATGTTTGTTCGATTGGCCTTTGCCCTTGCCATCAATGTCGAACCAGAAATTTTGATTGTCGACGAGGCCTTGAGTGTGGGAGATGTCTTCTTTCAAGCAAAGTGCTACAAGAAAATTGATGAGATTCGAAAAAAGGGAACCACAGTTTTGATGGTCACTCATGACATGGGAAGTATTATTAAGTACTGTGACAAGGTAGTGTTGCTCAATCGAGGAGCTTTTGTTGCCGAAGGAGCACCGGGGCATATGGTGGATCTCTATAAAAAAATTCTTGCCAATCGTCTCGACGATGTGGAGAGAGAATTGACAGAAGAAAAATTTGAAAAGGCGTATACTTTTGGCACAGATGCCGAGCCAAAGAAGGACGATTTCAGTGTAGAGAGTGGAAACTTGATGAAAGAGAAGTTGACACTCAATCCGAATGTGACCGAGTATGGCGATGGTCGTGCAGAAATCTATGACCTTGGACTTCTTGATGAGAAAGGTGATGTCACCAATATGCTCCTAAAAGGAGAATACTTTACCATTCGAGAGCGAATTCGCTTCTTTGCAAATATTGAAAATCCTATTTTTACATATACAATAAAAGATAAAAAGGGAATGGATTTGACAGGAACCAATACCCTCTATGAGGGAAGTGATGTGCATTCTGTCAAAGATGGTGACACCTATGAAGTGGAGTTTCGCCAAAAAATGACTTTGCAGGGTGGGGAGTATCTACTTTCAATGAGTTGTACAGGGTTTGAAAATGGTACACACACCGTCTACCATCGACTCTATGATGTAGCCAATATTACGGTGATTTCCAATAAAAATACGGTAGGTGTCTATGATATGGAGCCTGAGGTTACCGTAAATTATTATGAGGGAGGTGCTCATGGAAAAAAGTAGCCTTACAGCAGAGGCATTATTAAAGATTTATGGATCAGATGAAAAGAAACTTTTGACAGAGCATCCAAGTCTTGAAAATCTCTATGCCTTTTCTAATCAAAGAGAGGGTGCAATTGAGTGGATTGACTTCCAAAGAGGGAGAAAAGTCCTAGTGATCAATGACCGCTTTGGTGCTGTCGTTGGCAGCCTGTTGAAAAAAGGCTTGGATGTCACCGTCATTGATAAGAAACAGGAGAATTTAGATTTTATTTCTGAGCGGTATGATGTCAGTGAGGAACAACTTCATTTTTTTAAGGGGAGCATTGCCGGTTTTAGCAAGAACACACAGTTTGACTATATCATATTGTTTGGAAATGTACATGGTGAGGGGGAGTGTGTAACCGAGCCGTCGACTTTTCGCTCTGTGAACAGATTGTTGGCAGATCATGGAAAATTCATTTTTTGTGTGGATAATCGCTTTGGCATTCAATTTTTGGCTGGAACACAATCGAATGAGGAACAATTGAGCAAGTTTGAAATTCGACAATTGATGAAGAGTGCAGGGATGAATGAGATGCATTTTTATTATCCCATTTATGATTATCGCCTGCCATTTTCCATCTATTCAGACGATTGTCTTCCAAAAAAGGGAGAGATTTCTCGCTATCTTCCTGCGTATAATTATCCGAAGTATCTCAATGTGGATATTGCTACCAAGTTTGCTCAATCGGGGGACACGGGAGATTTTGTCAATATGGTCAATTCCTTTATTGTCATTGGTGGAAAGCCAGAGCGTGCAATTTTTGTCAAATACAATCGAACCCGTCAGGACGCCCTTCGCATTAAGACTGTAATTGAGCGGGATGAACATGGAAAGTTGAGTGTTGTCAAGGCAGCACTGGATGAGGCAGGGAAAAAGCATATTTTGTCTTTTGAAGATAAGTATGAAAGGCTGAGCAAAGAAGAGACGAGAGTGAGTTATTTAAAGGCTGATATTTCGGCAGATGGAATGTCCGCACGTTTTCCATTTATTATGGGAGAAACATTTACGACACTACTTGGGCGAGAAATTAAAGATGGCGAAGTACCTGTGGATAAAATTAATGAGGCACTCAACTGGATTAATGGAAAATCGGGAACCGCCAATCACGATGCAATTTTTGATAATTTCATTATTGCAAAG
This region of Lachnospiraceae bacterium oral taxon 096 genomic DNA includes:
- a CDS encoding cation transporter → MRRSSDKRDQVIVRTSIIGIVANIFLAGFKFMVGILTHSIAITLDAVNNLSDVLSSVITIIGTKLAGKSPDKKHPYGHGRYEYLAAIIIAVIVLYAGISALIEAIKSILHPAQVNYTPVSLVIVVVAVVIKLLLGNYVGKVGKKVGSDALIVSGADAKFDAIISTTTILAAIIFLLTGFRLEAYLAAVIAILLIKSSFEMLNDTISLILGQRANAETSKKVKEVIQSVHGVKAVYDLIFNDYGPNLILATAHIEVPDTFSADQIDTMTREINDKVYHSCKIVMAAVGIYSVNTKDDKAAEIRKQIRDIVMGHEHVLQMHGFYIDFEKMKIQFDMIVGFEAKDRHAIYDHVSQEIKEKYPEFDVEIVMDTDYSD
- a CDS encoding GNAT family N-acetyltransferase — translated: MNLKNVQTKERIAEIQNLYEAAFPANERKPFALIQEKVKSGQMEILAFEEGENFIGMAMVMMDEDFILIDYFAMKKEKRGEGYGSRAIRMLRNYYAKKRIFLEIEIVPEKVETREDELKERRKKFYLSNGLKETKVYVKLFGVEMELLTFSKQISYEDYIGIYLHIFGERSRKYIQQVEKYDKIGKKDLEV
- the argB gene encoding acetylglutamate kinase; the encoded protein is MDLSIMQKAQVLIEAIPYIQRFNRKVIVVKYGGSAMLDDELKKQVIQDVVLLKLVGFKPIIVHGGGKEISKWITKVGMEPKFINGLRVTDEPTMEIAEMVLNRVNKSLVQLVSDLGIRAVGISGKDGNLLECEKKLSKGEDIGFVGEITKVNPQLIDDLIEKDFLPIICPIGYDNECHSYNINADDAACAIAKAVGAEKLAFLTDVEGIYRDFSDKSSLISEMTVEEARKFIQSDGIGGGMIPKLTNCIDALESGVSRVHILDGRIAHCLLLEIFTNKGIGTAILREREDN
- the argJ gene encoding bifunctional glutamate N-acetyltransferase/amino-acid acetyltransferase ArgJ; the encoded protein is MGKITKIEGGVTAAKGFFSASCMAQIKYTDRLDMAMVYSNSPCVSAGTYTTNLVKAAPVVWDRKITDGDGMVQAIVVNAGIANACTGKEGLDYCEQTANEAASVLGIKPEEVLVASTGVIGKQLPMEKIKAGVHKLKENLSDSLESASLSAEAIMTTDTIKKEIALEFEIAGTKVKMGGMCKGSGMIHPNMCTMLGFVTTDVAIDKVLLLKALREDVVDTFNMVSVDGDTSTNDSFIVLANGQAKNKLIDSEGEDYTTFKEALHQINVELVKMMAGDGEGATALFEVKVVGAQSKDQARTLAKSVVTSSLTKAAIFGHDANWGRILCALGYSGEKFDPDHMELWFESNEGKILIYKDGNAVDFSEEDATNILSAKEVRALVDIQMGEETATAWGCDLTYDYIRINADYRS
- a CDS encoding N-acetyl-gamma-glutamyl-phosphate reductase, whose translation is MIRVGIVGATGYAGAELVRLLMQRDDIEIVWYGSRSYIHQDFASIYKNLYHIVEEDCKDDDLHQIAEIADVIFTATPQGFLAGKLDEEILRKAKVIDLSADYRIKDVKTYEKWYKIEHLSPQFIEEAVYGLPEINREKIKNARLIANPGCYPTCSFLSIMPLAKAGLIDMSSIIIDAKSGTSGAGRSAKVDNLFCEVNENIKAYGVTTHRHTPEIEEQLGRISGKETIISFTPHLVPMMRGILVTAYASLTEKVSIEKIREIYEHTYANEEFVRVLKEGDCPQTRFVEGSNFVDVNVVLDERTNRVVMMGAMDNLVKGAAGQAMQNMNILLGCKENMGLKQIPMFP
- a CDS encoding GNAT family N-acetyltransferase, which codes for MKESDYQKVRDVWVNTKGFKIRLIDDGQERICRFLRRNPGLSCVAVADGKIVGSILCGHDGREGSFYHVCVREEYRQRGIGEEMVNYCLAKLEGEEISRVSLIAFTQNEVGNQFWKKLGWNIRKDSNGYDYMINDDNIARIV
- a CDS encoding aspartate aminotransferase family protein, whose amino-acid sequence is MEENIQRAEQQLLKTYNRYPVVFDRGNGVTLYDTEGNAYLDFFSGIGVQGLGHHYPGLQEAVKEQVDKLWHTSNYFYNEPAIEASEKLLKVSQMERVFFTNSGTEAIEGALKIARKYGVEKHGKDCYEMIAMNHSFHGRTFGALSVTGNAHYREPFEPLLPGVKFATYNDLQSVRALVSEKTCGIIVEPLQGEGGIHPATEEFLNGLRDLADQYDLILIFDEIQCGMGRTGKYFTWQNFGIRPDVMTVAKALGNGVPIGAFLAAGKAVNILEPGDHGSTYGGNPLVCAAAAKVLDIFEKDQIPENAKVVGEYLKEKLNTLSKHHGHIMECRGCGLMLGLEFDVPVGEIIQKVLLEEKMVLINAGSHVIRFIPPLVITKENVDDAVARLDRVLTKLNF